Proteins found in one Zea mays cultivar B73 chromosome 1, Zm-B73-REFERENCE-NAM-5.0, whole genome shotgun sequence genomic segment:
- the LOC103640060 gene encoding uncharacterized protein — protein sequence MEKNLADLSQLLPSLQVQNESIKVALEENTAVVRDLSAWKPRIETDVSNLWEDLGHLSDKVDELLAGRGTPQLELKVFDHLPLLVQASAQALLVNLDHATSHRSDGFRVVTTLRPPPVTGGNLHLGNIATTRRLTDTTGNLTTSRLPSLAVLSQASSVGDVKHHKEVSKIGLDEHKAATLMAFRKAKGLCYKCGLRWGPTHKCSTTVPLHVVEELWQLLDTSGTQENILEPTKESSDDLMTLSVNAVQGIEAPQTVTLIASMFSKIVVMLVDSGSSSSFIS from the exons ATGGAGAAGAATCTAGCAGATTTATCCCAACTCCTTCCATCCTTGCAAGTGCAAAATGAGTCCATCAAAGTGGCTCTGGAGGAGAATACCGCAGTGGTACGTGATCTCTCTGCTTGGAAACCTCGGATTGAAACTGACGTGAGCAATCTATGGGAGGATTTGGGTCATCTTTCTGACAAGGTGGATGAATTACTGGCTGGGCGAGGCACACCACAACTTGAACTGAAGGTGTTTGATCATTTGCCGCTACTAGTTCAAGCGTCAGCACAAGCTCTTTTGGTGAATCTGGATCATGCTACTTCACACCGGAGTGATGGTTTTCGGGTGGTCACTACCCTAAGACCACCTCCGGTCACAG GAGGAAATCTACACTTGGGCAACATTGCTACAACTCGTAGATTAACTGATACTACTGGGAATCTCACCACCTCTCGATTGCCTTCACTAGCTGTTCTATCTCAGGCTTCTTCAGTTGGGGATGTCAAGCATCACAAAGAAGTCAGTAAAATTGGTTTGGATGAACACAAAGCTGCAACTCTGATGGCTTTTAGAAAAGCTAAGGGCCTTTGTTACAAATGTGGGCTTCGTTGGGGTCCAACACACAAATGCAGTACTACTGTCCCTTTGCATGTGGTGGAGGAACTCTGGCAGCTATTGGATACATCTGGGACTCAGGAAAATATTTTAGAGCCAACTAAAGAATCTAGTGATGATTTAATGACCTTATCGGTGAATGCGGTGCAAGGTATTGAAGCCCCACAAACGGTGACATTAATTGCATCCATGTTCTCCAAAATAGTGGTTATGCTTGTGGATTCAGGTAGTTCATCCTCTTTTATTAGCTAG